In Triticum aestivum cultivar Chinese Spring chromosome 5B, IWGSC CS RefSeq v2.1, whole genome shotgun sequence, the following proteins share a genomic window:
- the LOC123113133 gene encoding uncharacterized protein has product MGISLCAKWIPCRSEEPGALRWTMHELAMGGFSSQIVAPAVLMMDVRDVIARHKPSVSMEDLSSTEGSMRSLASRAGHEDTQREYSIGTEEILHEYGWLLFLGRSRIRASKLERKLNKMMRKLLLQLLKIQIMFCVTKLNAKGLILVLALQRKQGGSFSMP; this is encoded by the exons ATGGGGATATCGCTGTGTGC CAAGTGGATACCATGCCGCTCCGAGGAACCAGGCGCTCTAAGATGGACAATGCATGAGCTTGCGATGGGAGGCTTTTCCTCACAG ATCGTCGCACCTGCAGTACTCATGATGGATGTCCGGGACGTGATCGCAAGGCACAAGCCAAGTGTTAGCATGGAGGACCTGAGCAGTACGGAAGGTTCAATGAGGAGTTTGGCAAGCAGGGCTGGTCATGAAGATACACAGAGAGAGTACTCCATTGGTACTGAAGAAATACTGCACGAATATGGTTGGTTGTTGTTCCTTGGAAGAAGTAGGATTCGCGCGTCCAAACTCGAGAG GAAACTAAACAAGATGATGAGGAAACTGTTGCTGCAGCTGTTGAAGATTCAAATAATGTTTTGTGTGACCAAGCTAAACGCAAAAG GACTAATACTGGTGCTAGCTCTGCAAAGAAAGCAAGGCGGTAGCTTTTCCATGCCGTAG